From a region of the Salvelinus alpinus chromosome 2, SLU_Salpinus.1, whole genome shotgun sequence genome:
- the LOC139551632 gene encoding tektin-3-like produces the protein MWSQYSRVNAAFTLRVNQNTHAKNTLQQHLAKTLQEMHQTERTISDLEGSIWAKRAPLRVAQSRLEERTHRPNMELCRDQPHTRLLSEVSGLQDTVLSLRQRLSEAQATLQQLADCKSVLEQELYTKALSLFIDQERCLGLRKTYPSTPRLVGYT, from the exons ATGTGGTCTCAGTACAGCCGTGTCAACGCCGCCTTCACACTCCGTGTCAACCAGAACACACACGCTAAGAACACGCTACAGCAGCACCTGGccaag accCTGCAGGAGATGCACCAGACGGAGCGTACCATCTCAGATTTGGAGGGGTCCATCTGGGCGAAGAGAGCCCCCCTCAGAGTGGCTCAGTCCAGGCTGGAGGAACGCACCCATAGACCTAACATGGAGCTCTGCAGGGACCAACCACataccag GTTGCTGTCTGAGGTGTCTGGTCTCCAGGACACAGTTTTATCTCTAAGACAGAGGTTGTCTGAAGCCCAGGCTACCCTGCAGCAGCTGGCTGACTGTAAGAGTGTTTTAGAACAGGAGCTCTACACTAAGGCCCTCTCCCTCTTTATCGACCAGGAGAGATGTCTAGGACTCCGCAAGACATACCCCTCTACCCCTAGACTGGTGGGTTACACGTAG